In Pongo abelii isolate AG06213 chromosome X, NHGRI_mPonAbe1-v2.0_pri, whole genome shotgun sequence, one DNA window encodes the following:
- the ZMAT1 gene encoding zinc finger matrin-type protein 1 isoform X5: MRTYVCHICSIAFTSLDMFRSHMQGSEHQIKESIVINLVKNSRKTQDSYQNECADYINVQKARGLETKTCFRKMEESSLETRRYREVVDSRPRHRMFEQRLPFETFRTYPAPYNISQAMEKQLPHSKKTYDSFQDELEDYIKVQKARGLDPKTCFRKMRENSVDTRGYREMVDSGPRSRMCEQRFSHEASQTYQRPYHISPVESQLPQWLPTHSKRTYDSFQDELEDYIKVQKARGLEPKTCFRKIGDSSVETHKNREMVDVRPRHRMLEQKLPCETFQTYSGPYSISQVVENQLPHCLPAHDSKQRLDSISYCQLTRDCFPEKPVPLSLNQQENNSGSYSVESEVYKHLSSENNTTDHQAGHKRKHQKRKRHLEEGKERPEKEQSKHKRKKSYEDTDLDKDKSIRQRKREEDRVRVSSGKLKHRKKKKSHDVPSEKEERKHRKEKKKSVEERTEEEMLWDESILGF; encoded by the exons GCTTTTACATCTTTAGATATGTTCCGGTCCCACATGCAAGGAAGTGAACATCAAATTAA AGAATCCATTGTTATCAATCTAGTGAAGAATTCAAGGAAGACACAAGACTCTTACCAAAATGAGTGTGCAGATTACATCAATGTGCAGAAAGCCAGAGGACTAGAGACCAAGACTTGTTTCAGAAAGATGGAAGAGAGTTCTTTGGAAACCCGCAGATACAGAGAAGTGGTCGATTCCAGACCCAGACATAGAATGTTTGAACAAAGACTCCCATTTGAGACTTTCCGAACATACCCAGCACCATACAATATTTCACAAGCAATGGAAAAGCAGTTACCTCattcaaagaagacatatgacTCTTTCCAAGATGAACTTGAAGATTACATCAAAGTACAGAAAGCCAGAGGACTAGATCCAAAGACTTGTTTCAGAAAGATGAGAGAGAACTCTGTGGATACTCGTGGGTACAGAGAAATGGTTGATTCTGGACCCAGATCAAGAATGTGTGAGCAAAGATTTTCACATGAGGCTTCCCAGACCTACCAACGACCATACCATATTTCACCAGTGGAAAGCCAGTTACCTCAGTGGTTACCAACCCATTCAAAGAGGACATATGATTCTTTCCAAGATGAACTTGAAGATTACATAAAAGTGCAGAAAGCCAGAGGACTAGAGCCAAAAACTTGTTTCAGAAAGATAGGAGATAGCTCTGTAGAAACACACAAGAACAGAGAAATGGTTGATGTCAGACCCAGACATAGAATGTTGGAGCAAAAGCTCCCATGTGAGACTTTCCAGACCTATTCGGGACCATATAGTATTTCACAAGTAGTGGAAAACCAGTTACCTCATTGCTTACCAGCTCATGATAGCAAACAGAGACTAGATTCTATTAGCTACTGTCAACTCACCAGAGACTGTTTCCCAGAAAAACCAGTACCCTTGAGCCTTAATCAGCAAGAAAATAACTCTGGCTCATACAGTGTAGAATCTGAAGTTTACAAGCACCTCTCCTCAGAAAACAATACTACTGACCATCAAGCAGGTCATAAACGGAAACATCAGAAGAGAAAACGACACCTAGAAGAAGGCAAAGAAAGGCCAGAGAAAGAGCAGTCCaagcataaaaggaaaaagagttaTGAAGATACAGATTTAGACAAAGACAAGAGCATCagacaaaggaaaagagaggaggatAGAGTCAGAGTCAGTTCAGGAAAGCTTAAGcatcgaaaaaagaaaaaaagccatgaTGTACCCTCCGAGAAAGAAGAACGTAagcacaggaaagagaaaaagaaatctgttgaAGAAAGAACAGAAGAGGAAATGCTTTGGGATGAGTCTATTCTTGGATTTTGA